The Urbifossiella limnaea genome has a window encoding:
- a CDS encoding serine/threonine-protein kinase, with protein MDDDPLLDRLSAWQAAFDRGAEVSPAELCRGRPDLLPELERRVADLRRVAQLAATPPPADPDTTRPSAGGGPTPAGPPADTASFDPGPGGYEIGERVGGGGMGDVYRAHDPQLGRDVAVKAMKPALAADPAARARFLREARAAAAVRHDHLCPIYHVGETTAGPFLVMPLLAGETLAARLARGPLPPAEVARVGREAALGLAAAHAAGLIHRDIKPANLWLEAPTGRVVVLDFGLARVADADDGLSQPGRVAGTPSYMSPEQVDGRPLDPRTDLFSLGAVLYEAATGVRAFAGPSLTAVLKAVADASPPPPDAVNPAVPPALSAAVIRLLAKRPADRPPSASSVADALARVVGPAGDTDTVAPAPAVAAPPPPRPAARWPVRVAALVLLMTGAAAGWYAIRPPAPAPSPEPPAAAAAVEPLRVVSFEVRPWRPVAAGGTDVRPLPVLGREDSFSATVADFIDVKVTLSRPAYAYLILFRGDGADTVLYPQDDADEPEKSAAPHYPSKRREALYGLDDGPGLWAVGLVTSEDRLPPYREWRGSHPGGPWGRHPAPTDTVLFDDGAGLDVLVPGRPATRGSRGEKTDINRRPVVALVDWLKGQAGGPVAAVAFPVTAVK; from the coding sequence ATGGACGACGACCCGCTGCTCGACCGACTCTCCGCCTGGCAGGCCGCGTTCGACCGCGGCGCCGAGGTGTCGCCGGCCGAACTGTGCCGCGGCCGCCCGGACCTCCTCCCGGAGTTGGAGAGGCGCGTCGCCGACCTCCGCCGGGTCGCCCAACTCGCCGCCACCCCGCCGCCGGCCGACCCCGACACGACCCGCCCGTCCGCCGGCGGGGGGCCGACCCCGGCCGGCCCGCCGGCCGACACGGCCTCGTTCGACCCCGGACCCGGCGGGTACGAGATCGGGGAGCGGGTCGGCGGCGGCGGCATGGGCGACGTGTACCGGGCGCACGACCCGCAGCTCGGCCGCGACGTGGCGGTGAAGGCGATGAAGCCGGCCCTCGCCGCCGACCCGGCCGCCCGCGCCCGCTTCCTCCGCGAGGCCCGGGCCGCGGCCGCCGTCCGGCACGACCACCTCTGCCCGATCTACCACGTCGGGGAGACGACCGCCGGCCCGTTCCTGGTCATGCCGCTCCTCGCCGGCGAGACGCTCGCCGCCCGGCTGGCCCGCGGCCCGCTCCCGCCGGCCGAGGTCGCCCGGGTCGGGCGGGAGGCGGCCCTCGGGCTGGCCGCCGCCCACGCCGCCGGGCTCATCCACCGCGACATCAAGCCGGCCAACCTGTGGCTCGAGGCCCCGACCGGGCGGGTGGTGGTGCTCGACTTCGGCCTCGCCCGGGTCGCCGACGCCGACGACGGCCTCTCCCAGCCCGGGCGGGTGGCCGGCACCCCGTCGTACATGAGCCCGGAGCAGGTGGACGGCCGCCCGCTCGACCCCCGGACCGACCTGTTCTCGCTCGGGGCCGTGCTGTACGAGGCGGCGACCGGGGTCCGGGCGTTCGCCGGCCCGTCCCTGACGGCGGTCCTGAAGGCGGTGGCCGACGCCAGCCCGCCGCCGCCGGACGCGGTGAACCCGGCCGTCCCGCCGGCCCTGTCCGCGGCGGTGATACGGCTGCTGGCGAAGCGCCCGGCGGACCGGCCGCCGTCGGCCAGCTCGGTGGCCGATGCGCTGGCACGTGTCGTCGGCCCGGCGGGGGACACGGACACGGTGGCACCCGCCCCGGCGGTCGCCGCACCGCCTCCGCCGCGACCGGCGGCCCGGTGGCCGGTTCGGGTCGCCGCTCTCGTTCTCCTTATGACGGGTGCGGCGGCGGGGTGGTACGCGATACGGCCGCCGGCCCCGGCCCCCAGTCCCGAGCCGCCGGCGGCCGCGGCCGCGGTCGAGCCGCTGCGGGTGGTGTCGTTCGAGGTCCGCCCGTGGCGGCCGGTCGCGGCGGGCGGGACCGACGTGCGGCCGCTCCCCGTCCTCGGCCGCGAGGACAGCTTCTCGGCCACGGTGGCCGACTTCATCGACGTGAAGGTGACCCTGTCCCGCCCGGCGTACGCCTACCTGATCCTGTTCCGGGGCGATGGCGCCGATACGGTGCTGTACCCGCAGGACGACGCCGACGAGCCCGAGAAGTCGGCCGCCCCGCACTACCCGAGCAAGCGGCGGGAGGCGCTGTACGGGCTGGACGACGGGCCGGGGCTGTGGGCCGTCGGGCTGGTCACGTCGGAGGACCGGCTGCCGCCGTACCGCGAGTGGCGGGGGTCCCACCCCGGCGGCCCGTGGGGGCGGCACCCGGCCCCGACGGACACCGTCCTGTTCGACGACGGGGCGGGGTTGGACGTGCTCGTGCCAGGTCGGCCGGCGACGCGGGGGAGTCGGGGAGAGAAGACGGACATCAACCGCCGCCCGGTGGTGGCGCTGGTGGACTGGCTGAAGGGGCAGGCTGGCGGGCCGGTGGCGGCGGTGGCGTTCCCGGTGACGGCGGTGAAGTGA
- a CDS encoding DUF1580 domain-containing protein, translated as MPDATTDLVDRLLTEGPIGPAAAARLYGSYRSGRPTHPSTVVRHIQEGVRLADGTTLRLEGVRIGGRLVTSRAAVVRFVAAQQPAAAEQPAATPPRSPAQRATAADAAGERLKALGC; from the coding sequence ATGCCTGACGCGACGACCGACCTCGTGGACCGCTTGCTGACCGAGGGGCCGATCGGCCCCGCCGCCGCCGCCCGGCTGTACGGCAGCTACCGGAGCGGCCGCCCGACTCACCCCTCGACCGTCGTCCGGCACATCCAGGAGGGGGTGCGGCTGGCCGACGGCACGACCCTCCGCCTGGAGGGCGTCCGGATCGGCGGCCGCCTCGTGACCAGCCGCGCCGCCGTCGTCCGGTTCGTCGCGGCGCAGCAACCGGCGGCGGCGGAGCAGCCGGCCGCCACCCCGCCGCGGTCACCGGCCCAGCGGGCGACCGCCGCCGACGCCGCCGGGGAACGACTGAAGGCCCTCGGCTGTTGA